In one window of Candidatus Nanopelagicales bacterium DNA:
- a CDS encoding HAD family acid phosphatase yields MRMLGLAVAIAFIASPVAAQAQTVPVDPGPIAKGRPILGTTQNLPSLDSEHPYDVGPGTASQLRRIYQNGTIRALQQEVAQDARKTVLQWLRQHPDAKKPAVVFDVDDTMLNNFEEYNSNDPAFSYNPETDKQFAVECKATANAPVRRLYRKFQAAGLRIAVITGRPSTQRAATINCMEKRGFPQWNRFITRTDATSSLSSARFKAKARESLQDDGWTIVASIGDQVSDMSYGRLKYGFLMPNPMYYLP; encoded by the coding sequence ATGCGAATGCTCGGCCTTGCCGTTGCCATCGCATTCATCGCCTCCCCGGTCGCTGCGCAGGCACAGACCGTTCCGGTCGATCCTGGCCCGATCGCCAAGGGGCGCCCGATCCTCGGCACCACGCAGAACCTGCCCTCGCTGGACTCTGAACATCCCTACGACGTCGGGCCGGGAACCGCCTCCCAGCTGCGCCGGATCTACCAGAACGGCACGATCCGAGCACTTCAACAGGAGGTCGCGCAGGACGCGCGCAAGACGGTCCTGCAGTGGTTGCGACAGCACCCGGACGCGAAGAAGCCTGCGGTCGTCTTCGACGTCGACGACACCATGCTCAACAACTTCGAGGAGTACAACTCCAACGACCCGGCGTTCTCCTACAACCCCGAGACGGACAAACAGTTCGCGGTGGAATGCAAAGCGACAGCCAATGCCCCGGTACGCCGGCTCTACCGGAAGTTCCAGGCAGCGGGCCTTCGCATCGCTGTGATCACCGGCCGGCCTTCCACCCAACGCGCTGCCACCATCAACTGCATGGAGAAGCGCGGCTTCCCGCAGTGGAACAGATTCATCACGCGCACGGATGCCACGAGTTCACTGAGTTCCGCGCGATTCAAGGCCAAGGCCCGGGAGTCGCTACAGGACGACGGGTGGACAATCGTGGCCAGCATCGGCGATCAGGTCAGCGACATGTCCTACGGCCGCCTGAAGTACGGCTTCCTGATGCCCAACCCGATGTACTACCTCCCCTAG